The following proteins are encoded in a genomic region of Colletotrichum higginsianum IMI 349063 chromosome 9, whole genome shotgun sequence:
- a CDS encoding SNARE domain-containing protein, which translates to MHRFGASSLHQRDSRSALFEGYTGDNGRRPVSASPSGLGGGYGYGYAGGSSSPAPSVGGSHLGVDGGRGFRPATPNKRGQYSDAVLNELESQNDAQVEGIMGKVKILKSMTVAIGDEIRESSALAEKMNDTFDSTRLRIRGTMNRMLLMAERTGVGWKVWLGFFAAVCFIFMYVWLF; encoded by the exons ATGCACAGATTCGGCGCCTCCTCTCTACATCAGCGCGACTCCCGCAGCGCCCTTTTCGAGGGCTACACCGGCGACAACGGCCGGCGACCCGTCAGCGCCTCACCCTCGGGGCTTGGTGGCGGATACGGCTACGGATACGCGGGAGGCagctcgtcgcccgcgccaTCTGTGGGCGGGAGCCatctcggcgtcgatgggGGCCGGGGGTTCCGGCCTGCGACGCCGAATAAACG GGGCCAGTATAGCGACGCCGTGCTGAACGAGCTCGAGAGTCAGAATGACGCGCAGGTCGAGGGCATCATGGGCAAGGTCAAGATCTTGAAGAGC ATGACGGTAGCCATCGGGGACGAGATCCGCGAGTCCTCGGCgctcgccgagaagatgAACGACACCTTCGACTCGACGCGCCTGCGCATCCGCGGCACCATGAACCGCATGCTGCTCATGGCCGAGCGCACTGGCGTTGGCTGGAAGGTCTGgctcggcttcttcgccgccgtaTGCTTCATCTTCATGTACGTGTGGCTGTTCtaa
- a CDS encoding Cyclin, translated as MLTTSPIIASSANASPNSFHYAPTRSSPHSSPARLSAPLPRRHSASKSSPSATMTSPSSQPRPRQYVAVDAGTQYSPMESSTQQQAQDAPVDVANAPRTSVPATPVEPPQTPRPQPIDPSAPHSPPATQSQPHPQPQAVVAPVIRDASAIIASPGKRRNSQDPAAAQAASASVAGESSSSAAKRPKPTAGPPKILPQRYEFCGVEDMVVLISHMLSELIETNDALALRSGSLTRFHSRTAPSISVLEYLNRLAKHATLTPPLLLSMVYYIDRLCALYPEFTINTLTVHRFLITAATVAAKGLSDLFWNNTTYARVGGVRVAELKLLELEFLYRVDWKIVPNPEVLVAYYRGLVERCPGYALQEEEAVDEDEDFDAVDDDGSTEISDGVGDDSGDSPEEDSPAKSAHGEDAVGPSQAA; from the exons ATGTTGACAACATCTCCCATCATCGCCAGCTCCGCCAATGCCTCGCCCAACAGCTTCCACTATGCCCCTACGCGATCATCCCCGCACTCGTCTCCTGCCCGGCTTTCGGCCCCTCTGCCGCGGCGGCACTCTGCATCCAAGTCCTCCCCATCCGCCACAATGACCTCACCCTCCTCCCAACCACGCCCGCGACAATATGTAgctgtcgacgccggcacTCAATATTCCCCCATGGAGTCCTCGACCCAACAGCAGGCACAAGATGCCCCCGTTGATGTCGCCAACGCTCCGCGCACCTCGGTGCCCGCGACGCCTGTCGAACCCCCACAAACGCCGCGTCCCCAGCCGATAGACCCGTCCGCACCGcactcgccgccggcaacgcaATCACAACCGCACCCGCAACCCCAGGCCGTCGTGGCCCCCGTCATCCGCGATGCCTCGGCTATCATTGCATCACCTGGCAAGCGGCGAAACTCCCAAGACCCGGCTGCCGCGCAGGCTGCGAGCGCGTCCGTCGCAGgcgagtcgtcgtcgagcgccgCCAAGCGCCCGAAGCCCACGGCTGGCCCGCCGAAAATCCTGCCGCAGCGCTATGAGTTttgcggcgtcgaggacatgGTTGTTCTGATATCGCACATGCTCTCTGAGCTGATTGAGACCAACGACGCTCTCGCCCTTCGCTCCGGGAGCCTGACTCGGTTTCATTCGAG AACCGCACCAAGCATCTCGGTCCTTGAATACCTCAACAGATTAGCCAAGCATGCGACGCTGACGCCGCCTCTACTGCTATCTATGGTTTACTACATCGACCGTCTATGTGCATTATATCCGGAATTCACAATTAACACACTTACCGTTCATCGTTTCTTAATAACGGCTGCCACGGTTGCGGCCAAAGGCCTGTCAGACCTGTTTTGGAACAACACGACGTACGCGCGGGTAGGAGGAGTGAGGGTCGCCGAGCTCAAGTTGCTGGAGCTTGAGTTTCTTTACAGAGTAGACTGGAAAATCGTACCAAACCCTGAGGTCCTTGTGGCATATTAtcgcggcctcgtcgagcgcTGCCCTGGCTACGCGCTacaagaggaggaggcagtggacgaggacgaagattttgatgctgttgatgacgacgggtCGACGGAAATTTCAGATGGCGTCGGTGACGACAGTGGAGACTCGCCGGAGGAGGACAGCCCGGCCAAGTCTGCACATGGCGAAGACGCAGTAGGGCCGTCGCAGGCTGCGTAA
- a CDS encoding Histone chaperone domain CHZ, with protein MAAENENIAAAVPEETKGKGKAVAAEEPVEKSDAMEEDEESSDEEENTEVAEAVEEEDGMEEIDLNNIVEGGRRTRGRVIDFAKAAEENPAEDDEDDEDDDFQAPDDSRMDED; from the exons AtggccgccgagaacgagaacATCGCGGCTGCCGTCCCTGAGGAGACCAAGGGCAAGGGTAAggctgtcgccgccgaggagcccGTCGAGAAGAGCGACGCCatggaggaagacgaggagtccagcgatgaggaggagaacaCTGAG GTTGCCGAGGCTG tcgaggaggaggacggcatGGAGGAGATTGACCTGAACAACATTGTCGAGGGCGGTCGTCGCACCCGCGGCCGTGTCATCGACTTTGCaaaggccgccgaggagaaccccgccgaggacgacgaggatgacgaagacgacgacttcCAGGCACCCGACGACTCCCGGATGGACGAGGACTAG
- a CDS encoding Cyclin-dependent protein kinase regulator pho80 yields the protein MRATTLLSAFFAATLAAAETRLAKVYIEPVSPTPQTPALLAEIEYDAKHPADASVTSYEAPDLSAGANEGPVPKLVRIGIFDPSTSEWTSSVSVASTENFDKGYAPNIILSVDGVSEEVVGAGLKGVRIDAGATRDFGPQAVMRVSVQGKTPELNKPVVLSPEGRKVVQEEKPFWLKYVALILEVPENRGGRGVANVCAGTGG from the coding sequence ATGCGCGCGACAACCCTCCTCTCGGCGTTCTTCGCCGCGACCCTCGCCGCTGCGGAAACCCGCCTTGCAAAGGTCTACATTGAGCCCGTCTCGCCTACGCCGCAGAcacccgccctcctcgccgagatcgagtACGATGCCAAGCATCCCGCCGACGCGAGCGTCACCTCCTACGAAGCCCCCGACCtctccgccggcgccaatGAAGGCCCGGTCCCGAAGCTCGTCCGCATCGGCATCTTCGACCCGTCGACATCGGAGTGGACCTCGTCAGTGTCCGTGGCCTCGACGGAGAACTTTGACAAGGGGTACGCGCCCAACATCATTCTCAGCGTGGACGGCGTTTCCGAGGAGGTCGTGGGCGCCGGGCTCAAAGGCGTGAGGATCGATGCAGGCGCGACGAGGGATTTCGGCCCCCAGGCTGTTATGCGGGTCAGCGTGCAGGGAAAGACGCCTGAGTTGAATAAGCCGGTTGTTCTGAGCCCCGAGGGCAGGAAGGTCGTGCAAGAGGAGAAGCCGTTTTGGCTCAAGTACGTTGCCCTTATCTTGGAGGTGCCCGAGAACCGGGGTGGGCGAGGAGTTGCTAACGTCTGCGCAGGTACTGGTGGGTGA